tcTTGATTAACGAAAAACTATGTCCAAAATGGGAGAAAATATACCATGTTTCGGTCATACCAACTCAACATCTGTTTTGGTATTTCCTATTCAATAAATGAGTGACACCTGtttcaaaaaatcacatcaGACTACtcaataaatgattaatttatcttcCTAATAATATAGAAgattatgattaatttattagagTAGTCTGATGTAGTTTTTTGAAACATGTGTCACTCATTTATTGGATAGGAAATACCAAAACAGATGTTAAGTTGGTATTACCgaaatatgatatattttctcCCATTTTGGACAtagtttttcattaatttattatgattaatttattgGACATGGTATAGAAgattatgattaatttattagagTAGTTtgatatagttttttgaaaCATGTGTCACTCATTTATTGGATAGGAAATACCAAAACAGATGTTGAGTTGGTATTACCGAAACATGGTATACTTTCTCCAAAAATGGTGGGAAAGAGTATTCATTTTTGAGAAAGCCTAGCTAATTATTTCTTATGagtttttgttggttttaatgaaaatatttttagtgtgACCAAaagcccttttttttctttcttctttttttaagatctcAAAAGTATTTTCTATCAAGAACATTTCTTCATggataaaatgttttatatcgAAAAAATTGAGGCCTTTTGATTGTTTATCTTTGTGTCTCTTagcaaaaaaatgtaaaagagcaggtaaataaaatatttttcgggTGGTTGATATTTTTGCCAAAAGTTAATTAATATATCAATGACCAATTATCTTTTCTGTTAAATGCTACAAGGCACAACTTGCCTATTGGTAGACATCAACCTACTCGTTATTATAATCATCAATGCATACGATCAAGTTGACAACGTGCATTTGAAACTTTTGCCACTTTTATTCAAGAACATCTGACTTTATTTTAAAGCCTTGTAGTGTAATCGCGTGATTGGGATAATAGCTGTAATTCACCAGTTTTTTTGCTGGTAGGTCTGAATTCAGCGGATATAATTCTACTATATATGGTAAAACGCAAGTAGAAAAGTCACTCTGGCCCCTCCTAcctttttattcataaaaaatactattgcttaaaataatttatttttgtgattatgtAAACAAATTAAGACACAAATAGATCCAATTATAATAAACACCAACATATGCTAtaaacaagaataataataaaatctctATTCTTCACACAATATAACAAAAATGGAAactatataaaattattcacAATTCATATGctttaaaaattaatgataCAAATTATGATTAAGGCTAATGCTTGACAATATCTctttaagatatattttatcCCTTACAACTAGTGCTTTGAGTTGCTTGAGTGTTTGTATTCCAAAATACAataatttcaacaaataaaaggaagcaaattCAAATTATTCTTATAGGAAAATAAGATAATATTACTGTAATATTGAATTATAAGACTTTTGACGTACATTACATTAAGTTGCGATATATTTAAATGGGAATAAATTTTCCAGTTGCCTTCCAACCGACTGCTTCTCATCTCTTTCCTTGGCTAGTTGTCTCTCCTTGTGTGAACTTGATTCACATGATGAAGGAAAGACTTCGATTTGAACTTAATGCTTGTTTGAATCACAGGTTTTGTCTGCCTATTGTTGCTTTGTTGCAAGTCTTAGCAAGTCAATTTTAGCAAGTGGTCTTACTGCTTTGACATTGAATTTTCATGGGGCTCATTCTTGCTTTTTATGTGTCGGCACAACCCAAACACGTGGGCTATGCTAATGGATTTGGGGCTATCTTTGTTGGGCTTATTTAAGTACCCACATATGCTGATTTGACAATGGCTTGACCTTTTGGGCTTAATTCAGATCAATGCCTGGTGCCCACTTGATCAACCACAAGGGTCAAGCTCAAGGGTTCTGGGCATTGTTTCATGGTTCATGTGTTGCTTTGAAGACCCAACTTGGACTGAATTTAAGCTTTATTTGCATTGGCAATGAGCCAATTTGAATGGGTCTTAGGCTTAATGAGCCTTGGGTGAATCTCATGGGCTGCTAGCTTGGGCAATTGTGGGCTTTGCCCTATGATTTATGTGCTTTTTTGAAGATCCATTTTGGGCCAATTTTCTTTTGGGCCATGGGTTGACCACGTTTTCGATAAAGAGGACTTTTTTTCCATATCAACGAATAATGATGCATGCTACTTTAGTGTAGGTTGCAAATATGTTTTGCTCTACGTTAATATTGAGATTAACACCAAGTAAGCTAACGGATACTcttaaaataatggttaataatctattttaagaaagttttgacatcacttttatgagaaattaaaaaaattgtcaaaacattaatggtttttttttttctcataaaaattttctttaaataaattattaaccatTATCCTAAAGACATCTGTTAACATTTTCCTTAAATCAATTAAAGAAATATCCTGACTATTTATGATGCGATTAAGAAAGCAAAATTTTCTCTGTCACAAAATGATGAAACTTAAATTAGATTGTAATATCATAATAATTAGAGATCAAATTATGAAAACTACAACTTATAGTAttacttatttgcattaacgcctcaaaaaaaaaaaaaaaaaaactacaaaagtaacaaaaccatagattaatgaattaaaaaataaataacaagagGAATTAGTCTACGATGTATGTTCTTGCTTGTAACACATGGAGCTCCTTCCTCAATTTTCTAAGACACTTGCCATTGAATCTCTGTTAGGCATTAACTTGTCTTACGAAATTTAGTAACCATGGTGATGAGTACATCCTAATCCTTGTATTTTAAATAGAAAGCCGCCAACTCATTTTCACGTTTTAAACATGTTGTGCTACAATATGCTGATATTGTGTTCTCCCTCTAGTGCCACTTCTTTATTTGACTATAATACTATTACGGTAATAccattatattaattattaactgtagtatgtgaaaaaaaaaaaaagaaaaaaaaagggaggtgAGTTATAACTTGCAAGACTCGCACATAAGCCAAATTAATCATGTGAGTCTTTTGATATCCTTATTGCAATTCTAATTCTTCATAGATGTAAGTTCAAAGTCCTAATTGTCGTAATCATacataaaattcaataataaacatAATCCCCATTCTTTTCTCCATCTTGGGCATCATTCCCCATTCTCTCGTCTCTTCGTATTCGTTCCTTCTAGCCGATCTTTTGTGTCACAAATCACACGATTTGGTTTGTCAATGGTCACTTTATATAACGTCAAAAGAATTGTAACCAAAAAATGCATCACGTGCCTTCACACATCACTTGAATCCTCATTCCTCACATGTGTACACATTTTTCTTCAAGCACTCTCAAGTGCTAGCCACCAGCAGTTAGACAAGTGCATGTGGACCAACTTATACTCATTTCACATAACAAGATACTCTTAATTTCACTCAAAATGCACAGTGTTCATTTCACGATTAGAATTTTAGTTCTTGAATCTAACAATGTACAAACCATCTTAAcacttcaaatttcaaatgacatattttttaatacacttttaaatttaataatataatctaaACCACAAAATGGAAGAATTTCAAatagaaaatgatatttttcctCATTTATCAATCCACATGCCTATATGCTACTCACCTCATGCGCCCTAATATTGTCTTCCTTCATGATCAACTAGTAGCAACATTATTCTTTGCCATTTCTCACCAGTCACCACCAACACTGCTATCCTTTGACATTGTCTCATTCTGGTCGCCAATGATATCATCCTCCACTATCCTTTGACCACTAGTGGTTTTATTAACACTGTTATATTAAGCAAaagatattttataaatatatatgattacatTTACCATCAAGTCGTTGTAGTATTGTGGTGAGTAGTCTCGCCTGTTACACGGGTGACCTAGGTTCGATCCCCAGCAATGAcacaaatatcatatttttggGTTAACATTTCCCAGCTAGAGTATCTTTTTTTGGGCCCGACCCAAATTAGTATGGGTCTCTCCCACTGTTTTAGCCGAGATTGTTTCTAGGCCCTAGAAAATCAATCTCAGGACAGACTAAGGAATAAGTCTAAGTGTCTTAAACTACATTTGGACTCATAGCATATTATGGTGTTATTTTTCAGATTGGGCCCAATGGATTTGGGTTGTTAAGAAATGACCCAAAACATTTAGCCCAAAGACATGTGTCATATAATTGTAACCCccaattacttttttgttgaagagcaagacttaggtacagtacttaggttatcccttttaagattctgtcataTGGATTTTTTCTTATAGGAAGGAAgtgaattttttagttaagtaaccacatgactgaattttaagaggggAATCTAAGGAACAACATCTAAGGTACTGTGTTTAAGTTTTGTCATTTGCTGAATATGCTAATATGGatgaaactttattaaaaacaaaaacaaagcaacaACAAGAAGCATCATCTTGTTTGGGATAAATGGTATTTTTAGTTCATAAATAGTAGTCATTATAACTAAGTCCATTTGAATGTTAAGATTTAGAAATTTTCAATATGGTATCATATTGTTTGGTTGAATTGTCATTTATAGCGTCTTGTTGGTTAATTACTTATTATTAATAGTACATATTTAGGATTCTTAATCGTTCTAGTGATTTCTTCTTGTTAAAAATGGATGGAAAGACTATTTTGCTATTTGCAATGGAAGAAAATCTTGACCAATTGACTCTACATGTCTTTAACACTCTGTCTTTATATACATATTGCTAAAAAATACTATATccacaatatatttataatactttctaatttaagttgtaaatctgttatgaaaatattatgagcgtaatactttatatttttgctcaaaattttactacaaaatagGAGCTTGGTTTCTCTAAATGTGATATTTATATGCAGAATACagtaataataaatgtaattaataggttttaagcatttaataaaaaaatgtttaaattaatttgtGGTAATTAATGAcactttcagtaataaatttGGTACTATCCTTAATATTGAGTAATTTTTAAGTACTTTTGAAACATGAAAAATTGAGCTTTTTATGGTAagattcattaattaaattcatggtaagGTCCACTATAAATATAAGAGGATGAAACATTTCTTCATACTAGtacttaaaaattttccaataaCATTACTCACCCATAGGATAAGTACAGAGGAACTTACCCTGAAACCCAGGCAAAAtccaaagtttagaaaaatgaATATTACTCAGAATATCTTATTATTGGTTGCACGCTCCAtatgtatattttctttttaaataatagaCCAGTGGCGTGGGCTAAAGCAAAACAagaagcaaaaaataaaaaataaaaaatcgcgTGGGGTAGAAGCGAAAGAGGAGCGAAACACACCTACCTTCGTCACTACACTACTCAACTCAACGAATCTAACCAAATTCAGAGACTACtccaaatccaaaaccaaaaactcaaattctaccgcacaaaaaaaaaagaaaaaaaagagagagtcaAAGTCCTAAATAATTTGACAGATATACAGAGTCCCATCAGGCTATCACTCAccgtttctctctttttctgataaaattttgggtttagcTAGCTCCGAtatgagatgagatgagatgagattctCTATCCTTCAATTACCTGGAATCTAATAAATTCTCTACAACTCTCTTcgtctcatctctctctctctcgctcatGGCTACTCTCTctgctttctcttctcctccatggccaaacccaaatccaaaccctaaccctaaccctaaccctaatttTGTTGACTCCTTTTCTGACCACTCTTTTCCTCCCGAATCCGACTCCGATTCCCCCATACCACAAGACCCGATCGAACCTCCTCATCCTCAAGACCCCAATCCCAACCCTAACGCTACCCAGAACCCGAACATCCAATACCCGTTGACCACGCCGCCAGATTCGCCGCCATCGCCGCAGCCGAATCTTCTGCACCTCTCGTTCAACCAGGACCACGGCTGCTTCGCGGCGGGAACGGACCACGGCTTCCGGATCTTCAACTGCGACCCGTTCCGCGAGATCTTCCGCCGCGACTTCATATCCTCGTCCACCGATTCCGCCGCGGAGGAATCCGGCGGCGGCATATCCGCCGTGGAGATGCTATTCCGCTGTAACATCCTGGCGCTCGTCGGCGGCGGACCTCACCCTCAGTACCCGCCGAACAAGGTCATGATCTGGGACGACCATCAGAGCAGGTGCATCGGCGAGCTGTCGTTCCGGTCAAACGTGCGGTCCGTGAGGCTCCGGCGGGATCGGATCGTCGTCGTTTTGGAGCAGAAGGTGTACGTGTACAACTTCGCGGACCTCAAGCTCCTTCACCAGATCGAGACCATTGCGAACCCTAAGGGACTCTGCGCGGTCTCGCAGCAGACCAGCTCGCTCGTTCTCGTCTGCCCGGGCCTTCAGAAGGGACAGGTTCGAGTCGAGCATTACGCCTCTAAGAGGACCAAGTTCATCATGGCTCACGACTCCAGGATCGCTTGCTTTGCACTCACCCCCGACGGTCAGTTGCTCGCCACGGCTAGCTCTAAAGGCACTCTGGTCCGTGTTTACAATACAATTGATGGAACTTTGCTCCAAGAGGTATGTGATTAGCACATGAGCTTTGATACATACATGAGCTTTGATATATACATGAGCTGTAATTGTCCTCGCTTTATCTTTATGAATTACATGCGTTTGGAATTGCGTGATTGTTAAAGCTTTTGGACTGATTTAATAAGGAATGTGACTGAATGTGTTTAGAGTATGAAGCTTTAGCCAAACAGTGTAGTCTTGTGTGTTTGAATACTGCCTATTTTGCTGAAATctgaaaacaattaaaaaataataaaaaagttactgttTGAGCTTTGGTTACTGTTTACATGCCtgattgcactgttcatgttCCATGAGCAGTGCAACAGGCgctggacttaaaaaaaaataaaagccaaaAATGCAGACTTGGAAAATGCAGACGCcaaatccaaacaaacacaaaattgtATACGTTTGGATAGAAATGATTCTCCTGCGtttgccctttttttatttttttaaatccagcgcctcttgcactgttcatgggacatgaacatTGCAAATagcggtatccaaacgcacCCTTTGTTGCTGGTGTTGAACTGTTAATTGTGTAATTTGTGACTTTGTATGAGCTTTGTGAGGGAAATATCTTAATTAGATACTTGATGTGATTGAAGGCATTGGGATTAGTACAATTTGTAAACTGGAAGTATGTTAGGCAATGCAATTTGTCATTAAGCTACAGTTGCATAATGGTTAATTGCTAGTGTAACTGTTGAAGGTTAGTTAGGCTTCATGGCTTTGAGCTCAGATTCTTTGTAGTTCACAATGAAGTAAACGgttaatgataaaataaaaaaaatgacatggaATATGCTGTATTTTCTTAGTGTGAGTTctataaaggaatggaaaggaaagaaatctataattttacttttatgccTTTCACATTTTATTTGTCGTTTCTCATAATAGGGCCAGGGGccattttggtttttggttaaAGTAACGAAGTAGTTTGATGTTGGTTGATACTAGTGTAGAGTTTTGGGGTGTGTGTGTATGTACATAACTCCATCCAACTTAGCATTATAGTAAGAATGGACCCATATTATCTTAATACGTATGATTTTGTACCAGTCAAAATAGGCTGAACATTTTACTTCAGTAGATTCGATTAGTAGTTTAACATATGTTGTTAGTGCCATCATGTTTGATGTGGTTAGCATGGAAGGAACACAACTCTTGCATCTTTAAAGATATTGGGAAGTCCCTAGATCATTTGAAATCTTTATTCGTAACTTGTTTGAGTGGTCTTTGACCTTGGGGTTTTACATATTGTACTTCCATTTTTTAGTTTCACAATTCTCTTAGCTTTTCTTGttaataattcataatttttttagatccTTCATGTTCATTTTCATGACCATGAAGTAATTCTCTttgcaataaaaatttgttacttatcaaaaaaaaaaaaaagttgtctaTGCTTTTGGGTATGAAGAATCTTGAAGCTTTGAAACATATGCTGGGGCGGGAATGATGTTAGCATGTATGCTGTCTGTTTGAATGAATAAATGCAAGGGTAGGAGTGATTTTATCGTGTATATTGTCTAAGAATAGTTTTCTATAATTTAATTACTCATATATCAAACATTAGATGAAAATGATGGGAGGATAAGTTGAGATATTTGAGTGGCATGATAAGAGAGTGTAtgtaataatatgaattttccttttgagaAGCAAGAAGATGCTTGTGTTGAAGTTAAAATTAAGAGGAAGtcattttagatgttttaaGGAACTGAAATGAAATATTGATGATTTTTGCCTATTCTAGGTCTTTGAAGAGATGGGATCCCCTATTACTTCTGTTGAGTTCtttatttgggattttttttttttttttagtgtcttTCTTAGATGTCAGTTATTTTAGTTCTTAGTTTTCAGATAGCTCTTTATGGTTCCCATGTACTTGGGCTTTGTCCTTTTTTGctctttaataaatttattactaataaaTTCTATTGTGCTGCCTTGTAATCTGTGGTTGTTTCTAtggaattcttttttttgttgagaaaaatgaatcattttcttgtgtttggttgactttgaaaataagcaaaaaaacatttttttttgttgttggcgcacatggaaaattattaatatttctaaacaaaaattttcattcacaaaaagaaaacctaaatggGAAAAAGTTCTCTGTTTGGGCCATTGGGAGTCTCAAATGGGAAAACATGACCCAAATTTGGTAtctactcaaaaaaataaatgggaaaGCAGTCTGTTTGAGTGAAAAAAGGTTATTTGTAAAAAAGTCAACAGTTGGACAACATTGATAGTATACATTAGGGCTGTCCATGGGTTGGGCGGGTCGGGTTTTTGCCCAACCCATAACCGATTGGGTGGGTGGTTTTCTAATCTGCAATCGACCAGTAACGGTAACGGGCTCGTCGGTTCGGGTTGCCGGCGGGTGGCTGTTGGTTTCAGGTGAAACCAAGAATCACCAGAATCTGCTGAAACGTGGCGAGATCTCGTTGGATTTGGCGAGATTTCTGCCAAATCGTGTGGAGAAATCACTGGTTCGGCCAGATCCGGTGTTTTTCTGCCAAAAATTGACAGATTTAAGTGAAAAAGTGGCCGGAAATCTGGGAAAAAATGGCTGGAGTTAATGGTCTTTGGGCGGGTTGGGTTTCACGGGTTTTAGAGGAAGAGATCCGAAACTGACCTGCCGGCGTTGGGTTTTTGACGTTGGGACCTGAGTCAGATCACTAGAGCCGTTGGATCGGGTGGTTCTGGTTTGGGTCCAGGCGGGTTGGGCGGGTGGGTGGTTGATTTGGACAGCCCCAGTATACATTATTACATTATGATAACAGTCAAtctatggagagagagagattcagcTAATGGAGTTTATTTGTAGCagtttattttgtatttaacaTTGCCCTATATTGGGCTTCTTTTCCATTGACTACAAAATGTCTTTTTGTTAAGTTGCATTTTCCATCGTACCAAAACATtagaaaatgtggaaaatgtTTTTATGTTACGCTAATTGTCAGTTAAACTTAACCCTAGCTGGACCCCCTCCCTTGTAATTGTAAGGAGAGAAGGGGAGGATGGGACCCCTAAGTAAACTTTTAATCTTACTCCAAAAGGAGTACTTGACTTGTAATGTAGATTAGACACTTCTAAAGTATCACACATGATCCCTCTTTAGCAATGTGGGATTCACCCATATGGActagtgttttttcttttgctaagtAGTCAAATTATGGGACCCTTAATTCCTAGACTACTAGTTCTTTAGAATTTTGGTCTTCCTCTTTTGCATATTTTGATTGTTAGTTGATTGAGATATCTTACCCAAGACAGGCCTTGAATTAGGAAAGGATGTTGTATGTTGGGTTCTGTACTGCTTTTTAATCtatattgtgtttattttttctatgtACTGTGAGGAAGTGGATTCCCTTTATTAAATGTCTAAATTTATGATTTCCTTGAAATTCTTCTTCATATCGATGTTGACTTGTAATTATGCATTTAAAACATCTTTAggtatattttgaaattaattgcATATTGGATGTACTGATGTAGGTAAGGAGGGGTGCAGATAGGGCAGAGATCTACAGTTTGGCATTCTCTTCAACTGCCCAGTGGTTAGCAGTCTCAAGTGACAAGGGAACTGTCCATGTTTTTAGCCTTAAGGTTAATTCTGCATCAGCAGGGAATGACAAGCCTCGAAGTGCATCTGATCCAAATCTTGCTGTTACACAGTCAAGcacatctctctctttcatcaGAGGTAAAGCACCTCTTTCCCATGTTTTGTTTGATATGATTTTGCTGTTATTACTTTgaacattaatattttattctttacgATTGAGGTTATGTTTGGATGTCCATGATaatatgaataatttattttttgttgctcGAATTTGAAAGActtaatatatttaacaaagtGGAACCCGCAATCCTCACCTCCCCAAATAAATTGGAGCCCTTAATGGTTGATATTATATTTCCTTTGATGTCATGGAATTGTGGTAAAGATAATTGATAATTTCAAATGccatgtaaaaagaaaagagaatgtTCCTACTTTTTTCAATGTCATTTTATTCTCTCAGATGCTTGATGATAATGACGATCACCAAATAATTAGAACATAATTGAGGTGAATGGGATTTTGATTATGAATGGAAAAAGTTGGAGCCCCCTTGGTGAAGGGGGCGGTAATATCTTGATCCCAATTAGGCAATTTGCAATTGGTGGATCAAATTTCTTTTCATTGAATCCAAGTCTCTTTAACTTATATTAAAAGAAGGGTGGCTGTATTCATTTTTTGTACCTATGAGTGAgggttataattttttaggtaTGCTTTCATGGGTAAGGAGAGTGTCAAACAGTTGTTGGCAATCCTAGTGGATGTTCCTGGGAAGTTTGCGACAACGTTGCTATAACATGAAAAGCAAGGTGTGGGGCTTTTGTGATCACAGTGTACATTGTACAAGGGGAAATGAAGGTAACATGATTTTCTAAGGATGGAGAGGTAAAAATTTTGGTCACCTCACCCATAGTGGAAGGAAACAGGCAGAAATTGTGGGAGGAAAATGTGGGAAGGAATTCTATTTATGTGTGGAAAGTCCACATGGATCCATTGAAAAAGGTATTGGGCCAAGCCATTACAAAGCCTAGCTTACTCAAACTCATGTGAATGGACTAACGGCCCAGAATTGTCAGCCCAAGACTCAGGAAGGTAAGACAAGCCTTTCAGTTTATCAATCATGATGGCCCATTAAGCCATGAAGAAGGCCAGGAAGGGTGGGAATCATTGTCAAATCACTCTGGGCTGGAGAAACTTAATCAGACCCAAGCCCAAGGCAATTAGATGTCATATGGGCGGTGAGGGGATTCGAATTAGGTTTACAAGCAATGGTGGAAATTTGATCTAGGAAAAATTGTAGCACAGACAATTGGCACAGTAAGCAATTGCAGGTGGTGGTGACCGGGACTGTGAGAGGGCTCAGAATACTTTGTTTTTGAGCCTGCTTGGGTTTGTTGTCGTTTAGGGCTTCAATTGGTTG
The sequence above is drawn from the Quercus lobata isolate SW786 chromosome 12, ValleyOak3.0 Primary Assembly, whole genome shotgun sequence genome and encodes:
- the LOC115971394 gene encoding autophagy-related protein 18a, translated to MATLSAFSSPPWPNPNPNPNPNPNPNFVDSFSDHSFPPESDSDSPIPQDPIEPPHPQDPNPNPNATQNPNIQYPLTTPPDSPPSPQPNLLHLSFNQDHGCFAAGTDHGFRIFNCDPFREIFRRDFISSSTDSAAEESGGGISAVEMLFRCNILALVGGGPHPQYPPNKVMIWDDHQSRCIGELSFRSNVRSVRLRRDRIVVVLEQKVYVYNFADLKLLHQIETIANPKGLCAVSQQTSSLVLVCPGLQKGQVRVEHYASKRTKFIMAHDSRIACFALTPDGQLLATASSKGTLVRVYNTIDGTLLQEVRRGADRAEIYSLAFSSTAQWLAVSSDKGTVHVFSLKVNSASAGNDKPRSASDPNLAVTQSSTSLSFIRGVLPKYFNSEWSVAQFRLPEGSHYIVAFGHQKNTVVILGMDGSFYRCQFDTVNGGEMTQLEYHNFLKPEEAF